From a region of the Tenggerimyces flavus genome:
- a CDS encoding adenylate/guanylate cyclase domain-containing protein translates to MDAITVLLADDNLIVREGVRALLASDPSVEVVGLAADYDELVERAIELHPQVLVTDIRMPPTFQEEGIEAARFVRKRLPGTGVVILSQYDDPDYAIRLLEDGAAGYAYLLKDRISDPGLLGQAIREVATGGSLIDPQIVAELVAPARDDGELSTQEEDLLRQVAEGRPVKAIANSLGAPAEAVNAEIERLFLDLARGASAGREGALRRLRMLHTAILRREEQGETLSRLLPSGLAEKLRTDRGATDRTERLDVTVLMSDVRGYSGIAEKTDPVVLAGQLNTHRRAMNGAILGEGGTVMQYVGDAVMAVFGAPNPQADHAEAAVRAACLMHEQQRALDLEWAERGLAPFGLGIGLATGEVAAALLGSDERVEYTLVGDTVNNAQRFQDLARPGGTTVAGESTVQALADSSRWSSLGPQALKNRSAPIIAFRLLRKEEG, encoded by the coding sequence GTGGACGCCATTACTGTGCTGCTCGCGGACGACAACCTGATCGTCCGCGAAGGCGTGCGCGCCCTCCTCGCGAGCGATCCGTCGGTCGAGGTGGTGGGGCTCGCCGCCGACTACGACGAGCTCGTCGAACGAGCCATCGAACTGCATCCCCAGGTGCTCGTCACCGACATTCGGATGCCGCCGACGTTCCAGGAGGAGGGGATCGAGGCCGCGCGGTTCGTCCGCAAGCGGCTGCCCGGTACGGGGGTGGTCATCCTCAGCCAGTACGACGATCCCGACTACGCGATCCGCCTGCTCGAGGACGGCGCGGCCGGCTACGCGTACCTGCTCAAGGACCGGATCTCCGACCCCGGGCTGCTCGGCCAGGCGATCCGCGAGGTCGCGACCGGCGGCTCGTTGATCGACCCGCAGATCGTCGCCGAGCTCGTCGCGCCGGCGCGCGACGACGGAGAACTCTCCACCCAGGAAGAGGATCTGCTCCGCCAGGTCGCCGAGGGGCGGCCGGTGAAGGCGATCGCGAACTCCCTCGGCGCCCCCGCCGAGGCGGTGAACGCCGAGATCGAACGGCTGTTCCTCGACCTCGCTCGAGGCGCGAGTGCCGGACGCGAGGGCGCGCTGCGCCGGCTTCGGATGCTGCACACCGCGATCCTGCGCCGCGAGGAACAGGGCGAGACGCTGTCCCGGCTGCTGCCCAGTGGGCTCGCCGAGAAGCTCCGGACCGACCGCGGCGCGACCGACCGTACCGAGCGCCTCGACGTCACCGTACTGATGTCCGATGTGCGTGGCTATTCGGGCATTGCTGAGAAAACCGACCCAGTTGTCCTCGCAGGTCAGCTCAATACCCATCGGCGGGCCATGAATGGCGCCATCCTTGGCGAAGGAGGCACCGTCATGCAGTACGTCGGCGACGCGGTCATGGCGGTCTTCGGCGCGCCCAACCCGCAGGCCGACCACGCCGAGGCGGCTGTCCGGGCGGCGTGCCTGATGCACGAACAGCAGCGCGCTCTCGACCTGGAGTGGGCCGAGCGCGGGCTCGCCCCGTTCGGCCTCGGCATCGGTCTGGCGACCGGCGAGGTCGCGGCTGCCCTTTTGGGCAGCGATGAGCGTGTCGAGTACACGCTGGTCGGCGACACGGTAAACAACGCGCAGCGGTTCCAGGACCTGGCTCGGCCGGGCGGTACGACGGTCGCGGGCGAGAGCACCGTGCAGGCGCTCGCGGACAGCTCGAGGTGGTCGTCGCTCGGACCGCAGGCCCTGAAGAACCGGTCCGCGCCGATCATCGCGTTTCGCCTTCTGCGCAAGGAAGAGGGGTGA
- a CDS encoding ABC transporter ATP-binding protein, with the protein MSIELTEPAPETGTSNGNALAPAVRVRGARRTYTAELAPVRALRGVDFDVMPGEFVAVMGPSGCGKSTLLNIIAGLDTLDDGTVEVAGERVDGRDQDWLAKFRRHHVGFVFQFFNLLDGVSALENLVLPGVLGGMKRRAAESRARDLLDLLGLGDRTDQVPAVLSGGQRQRLAIARALVNEPGLLLADEPTGALDSEGGLEILELFRRLHDDGQTIVMVTHSADVAAGASRAVKMRDGRVQDAGE; encoded by the coding sequence ATGTCCATCGAGCTGACCGAGCCCGCGCCAGAGACGGGGACCTCGAACGGCAACGCCCTCGCGCCGGCCGTCCGGGTCCGCGGTGCTCGCCGCACGTACACCGCCGAGCTGGCGCCCGTCCGCGCGCTGCGCGGCGTCGACTTCGACGTGATGCCCGGCGAGTTCGTCGCGGTGATGGGGCCGTCGGGCTGCGGCAAGTCGACGTTGCTCAACATCATCGCCGGCCTGGACACCCTCGACGACGGCACGGTCGAGGTCGCGGGTGAGCGGGTCGACGGGCGCGACCAGGACTGGCTCGCGAAGTTCCGCCGGCACCATGTCGGCTTCGTCTTCCAGTTCTTCAACCTGCTCGACGGGGTGTCGGCGTTGGAGAACCTCGTGCTGCCTGGCGTTCTCGGCGGTATGAAGCGCCGTGCGGCGGAGTCGCGAGCGCGCGACCTGCTCGACCTGCTCGGCCTCGGCGACCGGACCGACCAGGTCCCGGCGGTGCTGTCCGGCGGCCAGCGCCAGCGCCTCGCGATCGCGCGGGCGTTGGTGAACGAGCCCGGCCTGTTGCTCGCCGACGAGCCGACGGGCGCGTTGGACAGTGAAGGTGGGTTGGAGATCCTCGAGCTGTTCCGCCGGCTGCACGACGACGGTCAGACGATCGTGATGGTCACCCACTCCGCCGACGTCGCCGCCGGCGCCAGCCGCGCGGTGAAGATGCGCGACGGCCGCGTCCAAGACGCGGGGGAGTGA